The Nostoc sp. 'Lobaria pulmonaria (5183) cyanobiont' DNA window GCGCTTGTTACCGCAACCATCGCCTTATTTGGTGCTTGCTTTTTAGCGGTGAAACTCAGCTTAATTGACAGTGCGCTTTTAGGAGCAATTATTGGTGTAGTCATTTGGTCTGCCTATTTCACAGTCATTATGTGGTTAGGTTCGAGTGCAGTCGGCTCCTTGATTGGTTCTGTTGTTAGTACCGTTAGTAGTGGTATGCAAGGAATCATGGGTACAGCAACTGCGGCTTTGGGTGCTAATGCTGCTAAAAGTCAGATGGTTTCTACAGCTGAAGAGATCACCGCCGCCGTTCGTCGGGAATTCACATCAGGTTTTGATGCTGATAGTATCAAAAATACATTACAGAGTTCTTTATCCGGTGTACAGTTACCGCAGCTGGATACTAAACAAATCGGCTCTCAATTTCAGAAGCTGCTTAAAGAGGGAGACTTACAATCAATTGCTGATAGTGACTTACTAAAAAATGTTAATCGCCAGACTTTTGTTGATTTAATTAGTTCTCGCACAGACTTTTCCCAGTCAGATATCAATGGGATTGCAGACCAATTGCAAGGTGCTTGGAACCAAGTTGTGAAAGGCTCAAATCCCACTGACAAAATAATTAATTTACTTCAACAAGCCTCACCAGAAGAATTGCAACCTGAAAAACTAGTTGAAAAAATTCAGCAATTAGCAACAGTTGGAGGTGGAAATGGTAAGCAAGGCAATGGAATAGTTAAGAAAGCTATTGAAGTTGGCTTAGGTGCGGCTTTACCTGCGGTGATGAAGGGGTTTGACTTTGCCCAAATAGATGTAGAAAAAGTTGCTCAACAGTTACAAAAATTGTCAGGGAAAGTTCAGGAAGTAGATGTTGATAAAATTACACAACAGTTGCAACAATTTAAAGACCAAGCAACCCAGCAAGCAAGTAAGCTTAGTAGTTCTGTAGCTGATAAATTACCTACACTTCCAAATAATACTGTCAAGGCAGATATAGAAGAATACATCTTGAATTCTTTCCCTTGGCATTTTAACCGCATCACAATCCAAGATGAATTTAAAGAAGTCATCTATGACCAGAATGCTAATCCAGGAAATGTTAGACGGGAATTGGAGGAATTAAATTTAGAGTATTTTGCTAACTTGCTCAAGCAACGGGAAGATATCAACGAAGCAAAAGTCAAAGAAATTTCCGAGCAGATGGAAAGCGTTCGCACGGAAGTTTTAGAAACTGTCAAGCAGGCAGATACAACAGAAAAATCACAAAATCTTCGCACCCGTTTAGAAGATTATCTGCGTTCAACTGGGAAGGAAGAACTCAACCCAGAAGGTATTGAGCGGGACTTGACGAAGTTGCTAGAAGATCCAGAAGCCGGCATTGAAGATTTAAGTCAGAGATTTTCGGAAATTGACCGCGATACTTTGGTGAAGTTACTGGCTGACCGCGAAGATATCTCAGAAGAGGAAGCTAATAATATTGTTGGTCAATTTGAACGTACTCGCGATCGTGTCTTAGGTCAGGCAAAAGAACTGCAAGAGCAAACCAAAGCAAAAGCTGATGAGTTGCGGCAAAAAGTAGAAGAGTATCTGCGTAATACCAATAAGGAAGAACTCAATCCTGAAGGTATCAAACGCGATTTTGGCACTTTGTTAGAAGACCCACAAGCAGGACTTTCCGCTTTAAGAGGAAGATTATCAGAATTTGACCGCGATACTTTGGTTAAATTATTGAGTCAGCGACAAGATTTGAGCGAGGAGCAGGTAAACCAAACCATCGACCAGTTGCTCACAGTAAAAGATAGCGTTTTGCAAGCTCCGCAAAAAGCCGCCGAAACAGCAAAACAGCAGTACGAAAAAACCACGAGTACTATTAGTGAATATCTCCGCAATACTAACCTGGAAGAACTCAACCCAGAAGGTATTCAACAAGACTTGCAAAAATTATTGGCTGACCCCAAAGAGGGCGCTGATGCACTCAGAGAGCGGCTTTCACAAGTAGACAGAGAAACTTTAGTCAAGCTGCTGACGCAACGCGGAGATTTGAGCGAGGAGCAAGTAAACCGCACCATCGACTCAACAGAACAAGCTATCAATAATATTGTCAAAGCACCGCAACGCTTGGCAAACCGTGCTACTGAAAAAGCGCAGGAGTTTGAAGCTTATCTAGAAAACTATCTGCGTAACACTAATAAAGAAGAACTCAACCCGGATAGTATCAAGCGCGATTTGCAATTGTTGCTGTCTTCTCCCCGTGCTGGTGTGTCTTCTTTAGGTGAGCGTGTTTCTAAATTCGACCGTTCTACACTCGTGGCTTTGTTGTCCCAACGTGAGGATATTTCAGAAGAAGAAGCTAACCGGATTGTGGATCAAATCGATTCTGTGCGGAACTCGATTGTCGAACAATATCAGCAGATTCAGTCAAAGGTGCAATCGGCGCTTGATGGTATTTTCGGCTCTGTTCGCAACTACCTCAACTCCCTAGATCGTCCTGAACTCAATTATGAAGGTATGCAGCAAGATTTTGCTAAAGTTTTTGACGATCCGCAAGCTGGATTTGAGGCTTTGCGCGATCGCCTATCTTCAGTAGACCGTGATACCCTAGTTGCTGTCCTCAGTTCGCGTGAAGATATTTCCGAAGCGCAAGCTAACAAGATTATCGACAAAATCGAAGGCACACGGGATAGCGTACTGCACCAAGCCGAACGCATCCAGCAAGAAACTCAAAAACGCCTTCAGGTAATCAAAGAGCAAGCACAAAAGCAAGCAGTTGAAACCAAAAAAACTGTCGCAGGTGCTGCTTGGTGGTTGTTTAACACAGCTTTTGTTTCTTTGGCAGCTTCAGCTATAGCAGGAGCTTTGGCTGTATCAGGTTTTGACCTATTTGGTTAAGGGTTCTACGAGTTCATAGTTAAGCCTCTGTATTAAGAGGCTTTCTTATCTAAACTTGATTTAATTACCTCAAATTTTCGCCTATATTAATTAGGAATTATAAATTAGTATAAATCGTATTTAATACATACTTGAAAAGAACTAGATTCAGCCGTATTCCAGTCCTTTATCACGTTTATTAAACAATTCATCATTTCTCTATTTGGTATTACTAAGATTTGGTGCATTATCAGCATTCAACATTTCTGATCTATAGATAGATAGATAGATGTGAAAATCAACGGATATGAATAAAATTCCGGAAGCGATTTGTTTGTTATTAATAAGAAATATTCGGATATTGTCCTGTTAGGCAGCAACGCAAACTCTCGACCACCATGAATAGAAAGAAATGATCACGAGTCTAGACAATAGTTACGTCTAACTTGCTAACCTCAGCAGGAATTGACCGCCTCGGTGCAAGATTTGGTTTAGGCGGACGTGAAATCGCAGGTGAACAAGTACAAGAATTACTTGCTTCTTTCAAAAGCAAACGCGACCAACCTCCCCGCCCATAGGAGATTTTAGTTGACATCCATTGGTTCATTCAAGTAATAGGAAAGTTGCAGTTTTAAAAACATTCTCTAGCTGAAGTGGATAATTTAGAGTTTTAAAACCGACTCATTCGCTTCTACTTTTAAGTTAAGGAGTCAGAAGCTTAAGAGTAAAAACTTTTCTGACTCCTGACGACTAGTTAACCAATTGGTAGATAGTTAACTTATTTTTTCACTTCTGTACACTTCACTCCTATGTACACGGGGGCTGCGAGCTCCAGCAGCAGATCCAATCATTGAGGCGATTAAGCCTAATAAAGAACCAAATACAAACGACCACAATCCTTGACGTACATTTGATGCAATATCACGAGTTTGTTGGGCAGATACATTAGGTGTGTTTTGCGGTAGATTCAGACCACCTGACTGTTGAACCTGGTTAATAACTTGCCCAGCATTTGAAGCAGCAATCCCAAAAGCACCTGATACACCACTTGCTAAAAGCCAAGAGCTTAAAGCTAAAGTTGTCGCCCAAAGAATTGCACCATTGAGAAGAGCTGTGTTGCGGTTCATTGGACCACAAGCACGGGCTGTTACCCAGCCCCCAGTTAATAGGGAAATTAATAAAGCAATGGTTGACCAAATTCCCACATGACCAGCAACGTCAGATGCAATTGTTCTAGGTCTACCTGATTCTGCTACAGAACCTGCACCGATTGCACCAAACAACGCGCTCAAAACTAACTGAGTTGCGAGCGCAATTAGTAGTCCAGATATAATCGGCCCCCAACGAACAAGGTCATGATAATCGACTAATTGATTAGTCACAACTGGTTGACTAACGATATCATCCCCAGTTCGATCCACGTATGACATAGCCTATCCCTCTTCTACTTTTTTGCTTGTTTTTCAAGTTTATTTATCGAACATTATCCAGTGAAGTCAACCAATTAATTATTTCTGATTTAATTTACACTGTTACTTGCAATGCTGATCATCAAACTTTCTTTTTTATTATATATATATCTGGTAATTCCCTTTAATTAAAAATTAATTTTCACACAAATAATTGTAATATTTTAATAAATTAGTACTAATAACTTCAGGTTTCATCTGAATTAAGCTAAAAATGGATAATTTAGTCTCAAAAAATTCTCATCTTGGAAAATTGTAATGATTATGAATAAGTGAATACTCTGTTTTTTACAAATAACGATTTCCGAAATGAATCAGCAAGATGTCATGAGAATTTTTTTATTGGTGTTTAGTGGATTATGAATTGGTAAGGATTCAGAGCGGGGGTATTTAACAGAGGTAACATAATGGAAAAGTATCAGTTTCATGAAGAATAAAATGTTTATATAGCAAAGTAATGATACAATTATGGACTGTATTTAAAGATGTATTCACAGAGAGATTACAGTTATGGGTTGGTTACAAAGACTGTTTGGACAGGAAAAACCAGAAGATGCTCAAGTTAATCCAGATCCGACTCTAATTGCTGACGATTCCGAATCGGGGGAAACTATTTCTCTAGAGCGAGTAGGACTAAATGGAGAATATGACCAAAGTGGTTTAGCAAAAAGAGTCGCCCTAGCTTTTGACGAAGACTCGCAATTTGATGAGATTGATTCTGTCTATGTTGCTCAGTTGGGAAGTAGCGTAGTTTTAAAAGGAGAAGTAGCAACACAAGAGATATTGGCACAATTGGTAGAGACTGCGAGGGGGGTGAGTGGTGCTAGTGATGTGCAGAGCGATCAAGTCAGTATCGGCTAAAATATTGGGAATTAAATATTAGAGAATGAGGAGCAAGAATTAACGGCAATGAACAATCAACTCAAACCTCGACAAGTGGGGATAATGCTGACGTTATTTACAGTGCTGATCCTAAGTAGTTGTGCGAAAAAACCTGAAGAATCTACTAGCACTACACCTCAAACACCAACTGCTGTTGCTCCAGCTAGTCCTAGCTCTAGTACAGCAACTAGTCCTGTACCTGGAAATACAACTTCTTCTAGCTCTAAGAAGCCAGCATCAGCGGGGAATAAAACAGCAGTTTTAGCAGCAGCACAAAGTCTAGGGGTGAAACCACAAAACCAAACAACTTGCCCAAGTGATGCACTGGTAAAAGGCAAGATTACAAATAAGAGAGGCAACATTTATCACCTTCCTAAAACCTTAGATTATGAAAAAGTCAAGCCAGATATTTGTTTTAAAGATGCGAATATAGCACAACAAGCTGGTTTCCGTGCGCCTAAGTAAAAAGCTCTGGTTGACTAAACAAGATTCAATGAAACCTGGTGTGAAATCAACACTAGAAACTTCTAGAATTTTCTGACTTTTATTCATAAAGATAAGCAACCATCAGCTTTGTTTTATGCTCTCGATTCTCAAAAATAAAATTAAATTTATGTGCTAAAATGAGCGATGATTTCTAAGCTAATACCAAGACAAATATTTTTAGCCTGGAGTTTGGGTAGCACGGCTGGAATAACTTTATCTTTGATAAAAAAGGTACAAGCTGTTAGACTGCCGCAGCACTTGAAAGATGTATTGATATTATTGAGCGGATTACGTCCGAAAAATAACATATATCAACACGAACCTACACCACCTACACTTGTCAGTTGGAAAGGAATTGCAGAAGCTGAAGATTATACAGCGGTTTGCATAGTTAGAGGATACACTATGGAGAGTATTTAAGAATAACAGAAATGGGAGCATACTCAGTCGATTTCCGAACAAAGATAGTAGCAGCGTATTAAGCAGTATGAACCCACTCAACATTTTCTGCTAAACTGCGTCCACGTTGAAAACCGTAGTTCTGTATGAATAGAAAAACCCTCATCCCCCAGCCCCTTCTCCCAATATTGCGAGAAGGGGAGCCGGAAAGAAGTCCCTCTCCCTACTTGGGAGAGGGATTTAGGGTGAGGGCAAAAACTACGGTTCTCAACATAGATGAGGTTTAATTGCTTAGGGACTTCTTTCTCTGTGATTATTCCCCAATCAATACCTTTGGCAGCATAGTAACGCTTTTCTAACTCAAATTTTTCAGCTACAGACTTACTTCCCAAATCCTTAGTTAGCTTTAATGTTCGTGCTTTCTGAACTATTGTTTTGCCTTGCTTGACAGAAAGCATAAAATCCGTTGTTAAAACACGGGGAGTATTGCTTTGCGGATCTTTGGGATAGTTAATACCTATTTCCTCTGCAATACTCATTGCTAAGTCAAGGTCAATTAGAGGAAACTGCTCTCTTATATCTACAATCGTATCTAACCACTCAAAGACGTAAAACAGCCGCTTCTCGTTATCAGAAAGCAGATAATGTTCTCGGTTTGTTTTCCAATCTGGAGGTCTAGAAACACGAACCTTTGAGGGAAAATCCTGAATCTTTATCCAAGGTTGATAGTCTTTCCCACTACCCTAACCACGGCCTTGCTTCAAGTAACGCTCAAACTTGGCTTGTGTCCAATCTTGCTTGCTTTTAGCCATAAAAATTCCTGTAGATGCTTACATTTACACCCACAGGATAAGTTGTATAACTTTTTTATTTGTTATACGACTTTATTATTGTTGGACAAAAAAACTGGTATAAATATATACTATTCAACGGTAACACTTTTAGCTAAATTACGAGGCTGATCGACATCCAAACCGCGACGGGCGGCAATATGATAAGCCAATAATTGCAGGGGAACTACTGTCAGAATCGGAGAAAGTAATTCTTCCACATGAGAGATGGGAAGAAGATCGTTAAAAATTTCCGCAGCTTCGCCATCGTTGACGGGAGTCACGCCAATTAACCGAGAATCTCTGGCTTTGGCTTCTTGGGCATTGGAAATAACTTTTTCGTATACACTACCAGGTATTGCGATCGCAACTACTGGTACTTTCGCATCTAAAAGAGCGATCGGGCCATGCTTCATCTCTCCAGCCGGATACCCTTCGGCGTGAATGTAGCTGATTTCTTTTAATTTCAACGCCCCTTCTAAAGCAATAGGGAAGTTAATTCCTCTACCTATAAAAATGAAATCTTTGGTTTCGGCGAATTCGTGGGCTAGCTGTTCAGTTAAACGTTCTTGACTTTCTAAAGTAGCCTCAATTTCTTT harbors:
- a CDS encoding sunset domain-containing protein, giving the protein MNNQLKPRQVGIMLTLFTVLILSSCAKKPEESTSTTPQTPTAVAPASPSSSTATSPVPGNTTSSSSKKPASAGNKTAVLAAAQSLGVKPQNQTTCPSDALVKGKITNKRGNIYHLPKTLDYEKVKPDICFKDANIAQQAGFRAPK
- a CDS encoding phospholipid-binding protein, whose amino-acid sequence is MGWLQRLFGQEKPEDAQVNPDPTLIADDSESGETISLERVGLNGEYDQSGLAKRVALAFDEDSQFDEIDSVYVAQLGSSVVLKGEVATQEILAQLVETARGVSGASDVQSDQVSIG
- a CDS encoding TnsA endonuclease N-terminal domain-containing protein gives rise to the protein MKIQDFPSKVRVSRPPDWKTNREHYLLSDNEKRLFYVFEWLDTIVDIREQFPLIDLDLAMSIAEEIGINYPKDPQSNTPRVLTTDFMLSVKQGKTIVQKARTLKLTKDLGSKSVAEKFELEKRYYAAKGIDWGIITEKEVPKQLNLIYVENRSFCPHPKSLSQVGRGTSFRLPFSQYWEKGLGDEGFSIHTELRFSTWTQFSRKC